DNA sequence from the Vicia villosa cultivar HV-30 ecotype Madison, WI linkage group LG3, Vvil1.0, whole genome shotgun sequence genome:
TATACATTCAATCATTTATGTAGTGATAAAAATCATTTTACTTGAATTGATAGTAGAATTAGCTTTTGCAATATATGTTTAGACCTTCATATTATAGTGATAATAgattaaaaaaactcaaaaattaagTCTTATGTAGCTAGAGAAAAAAGTTCattcaatgaaaataataatactaatctTGATAAAAGTATACTAATATATCTTTGCAAACATAACtcgtaaaattttataaaataaaagctaTTGAAGTGAAGAATCTTGAGAGTATCACTGAAGTACCCAGCTTAGAGGGCACCAGTAATGAGACACCTGAGGAGAAGTGGACTGTGGTTAGCTCGAACAAATCAGATAAAGCAAAGAAGAAAATTTTGTTCACACCTGGAGTTGACATGTCAGTGCAGAATGTTTTCATGCCTCTTGGGATTGGAGTTGTTCCAGGGGAGGGAAGCAGTGGTTGTAAATGATAACAACATGGAATGTTAGGGGCATCAATAAAGTAGCAAGGCATAGAGAGGTTTGCTCCTACTTCTCTACTTTTAATGTTCCTATTATAGCTTTGCTTGAAACTAGGGTTAAAAAAGATAATGCTAGTAAGATTAGACAGAAGTTTGGGAAGGATTGGTCCTACTTGGACAATTATTCCCATCACAATAATGGTAGGATTTGGATAATATGGAAGAACCAGGAAGTACAAATAAAGTTGGTGTGTGAGGAGGAGCAGTTTATTCATGTGGAAGTGAGGGGCCTGGATGGGAGCTTTCAGTATTTTGCTACCATTGTATATGCCATGAATCAGCTTAATAGAAGGAAAGTGTTGTGGGAGCAAATTGATAATTTGGGCAATGCCATTAACATGCCTTGGATTGTGATGGGTGACTACAACAATGTCCTCTCTAGTAAGGATAGAATAGGAGGGAATCCTGTGCACATTTCTGAGTATTGTGACCTAGATGATATGATGCAAAGGCAGGGGTTGTATGAGGATCCTTCTAGAGGCTGTCACTATACATGGTCTAATAAGCACATTACAGGCACTATTTACTCGATGATTGATAGACTAATAGGGAATGTACAGTGGTTCCAGGTGTTTCAGGAGGCCGGTGTAGAAGTGCTTCACCCTAATATTTTTGACCACTCCCCTGTGAGGGTTAGCTTGAATACTACCTCCACCAGAAGGAAACATATGTTCAAGTTCCTGAATTATACCACAAGAAAGGAGAATTATCAGGATATTGAGTAATTCTCACCAACTTCTTTTGACTGATTTGTTTAATTGTAACATTATTGATCAGGTCAAGAGACAAACTGAGAAAGTTATGGAGCTTAGCCAAATGGAAGAAGGCAGTCTTCAGCAGAAAGCAAAGGTGGATTGGCTACAGCTAGGAGATGGTAACAATTCTTTTTTCCACACTGTTGTGAGAGAAAAAAATAAGCAAAATAACATGGTTAGTCTTACCTCTCTAACAGGAGTTGAGCTTAGCAAAAAAGAGGATATTGCTGAAGAGATCATTGGGTTTTACAAATCTCTGGTGGGGACTGCTGCACATACTCTTCAGGGTATTGATTTGCCTTGCCTTATGAGAGGTAATACCTTGTCTAGGAAGGGTGCCCTTAGCCTCATTCAACCTTTCTCTGAACAGGAGGTGTGGGATGCCCTTAGTGGCATAGGGAACACTAAGGCCCCTGGAATGGATGGCTTCAACTCCTTCTTCTTTAAAGAATCCTGGCAGGTTGTTAAGTATGACGTCATGGCAGCTATGCATGAGTTCTATCAGACTGGCAGGATGCACAAAGGCCTGAATTGCTCCTTAATTACCCTAATCCCCAAGACTAATGAAGCCAAGACTATAAAGGACTGGAGACCCGTCTCTTGTTGTAGTACCTTTTACAAGATCTTGTCTAAGGTACTCACTAGAAGGCTGAGCAGAGTTATTGGCACTGTTGTGAATGAGAATCAGTCAGCTTTCATTCCTGGCAGGATTATTCATGACAACATCATGATTACTCAAGAGCTTGTAAGAGGCTATGGTAGGAAGAATATTTCTCCTAGATGTATGATCCAAATGGACATACAAAAAGCTTATGACACTGTTAAATGGACTGCTCTACAACAGATTATGAGTGCCCTTGGTTTTCCTTACAAGTATGTCCAATGGATTATGGCTTGTGTGGAAACTGTCTCCTACAGATTTGCTCTTAATGGAGAACCTAGTGATCTACTTAAGGCAAAGAGAGGGTTAACGCAGGGGGATCCTATCTCCCCCTGCtctttgtcttgattatggaATACCTTTATAGGGTTCTACAGAGTCTGAAGGACAATCCTGGATTCAGATTTCATCCCAAATGCAAAAAGCTGAATATTGTGAATGTTTGTTTTGCTGATGACATTATTCTGTTTTCCAAGGCTGACATGAATTCTATTAGGATCCTCATGGATAAAGTCAAAGAGTTTTCCCAGGCTACAGGGCTTCATATGAGTATCCCTAAAAGCAAGATTTATTTTGGTGGTGTGGACAGTAGTAAACAAGGCTAGATGCAACAGGTGACTGGTTTCCAAAATGGTGTTATGCCATTCAAATATTTGGGAGTACCTCTGGATAGTTGAAAAATCACAATCAACAATTGCCAACCTCTCATTGATAGGATGCTTTGCAGAGTCAGACATTGGAGTACTAGGATGTTGTCTTATGCTGGAAGGCTTCAACTGGTAAAAAGCATTATTTTTTCAATAGCTAACTATTGGTTGCAAATATTCCCTCTGCCTAAGAAAGTCCTCAAACATATTGAGAGCATCTGTAGAATATACCTATGGACTGGGAAAGAATCTAATAGTAACAAGGCTCCTATTTCTTGGGAGCATATCTGCGACCCTGTGGCAGCTGGTGAGCTAAATGTGATTGATCTTGGCATTTGGAATAGAGCCTATATTGGAAAAATGCTATGGAATCTTAATGCTAAAAAAGATAGGATGTGGATAACCTGGATAAATCACTTCTACCTGCGAAATTGTGATGCTAGTACCTATGTgtctaaacaaactgactcatggaTACTGAAAGCTATGTTTAAACATAGGGATGTCTTGTTTAATTCTGCTGCTTGGAATCAGTTTGTGATTGCAGGTGCTTATAAAACTAGATTGATGTATGAAGAGCTAAGAGGTAGTAGAGAAAATGTGCCTTGGAGGAATCTGATAAGAGGCAACAGAGCTAGCCCACGAGCTATCTTCATTTTGTGGATGACTtgtcaaagaagaattcaaacaaAGGATAGGCTGCTAAAGTTTGGGGTTCAAACAGATGGACTTTGCTTGTTTTGCAGAGAGCTTGAATCATGTAATCACATGTTTTTTGCTTGTGAAGAAACTCGAAGATTATGGTCAAAGTTGCTGCAGTGGATGAAACTTAATCATAGACCATATGAATGGGAGAGAGAACTGCCTTGGATCATTGCTTATGCTAGAGGTAAAAGTAAGAGAGCTAAGTTGCTTAGGGTGTGCACTGCTGAGACAATTTACCATGTTTGGATAAAGCGAAATAAGAGAGTTTTTCTCCCTTCAAAAGAGGAACAATTAGATATACAAGAAATTCATAATATAATTAAGGGTAGAATACAAAATGATAGGGCTCTGTGGCTTTATGCTAATGAGCTATAGTTTCTTGTACCTTGATTTGTCTTTTTGAAGCTTGGATCCGTTGGATCAGCATGTAATACACTGTTTTTTGGaaatatatatattctttattgctCCAAAAAAATAGTGAtagtttagttttattattattatattattattataattattattattatttatttaaatatagagtttgtataattagggtttgtatttAGAATTATTACCAAATGACATATGGCGATGATTGTTACCAatatgacatgtggctagggttgccatcataacttctttggatttatattaaattaaatagattAAGATAAAGATTAAGATAAAGATAAGATTAAGATAaaattaagattaagattaagattaagaaTAAGATGAGATTAAAATTATTACATCGAACAAGAATAATTTGTGTAcatagcataagcataagcaAATCAAATCAAAAAATTCAAGCCACTGAAACTATGTCTCACACAAAGCATAAGCAACCAAATGAAATCAAGTACCTACTGTGTCTCATTCAAACTAGtaacaatatatacatataattaacaaaacataaaGAAGAAGTTAAATTTCATGTAAAACAACATTATACCTAAAATATGAAAATTGAAAGAATAAAATCTACCATAAACATGAAAATAAAACAATACATGTAAAAAGAAGAGAAGATATATGATGTACCTTGTTAGAATAAAAGACATATAGATATATGCTGAACAGTGGGAGAATAGAAAAATATCACGTTAATTGAAATAGATAATAGAAACGGTTAATAAAAGTGAAAAATTAGAGGACAAAGTTGTAAttgtatttttaattgatttcatTCATTGGATACACTCCAATTTGAGGAATGAAAAATTGACTGAAAGAGTGGAATTGGATGGAATGAGTTCCATCACACTCCATTccatttcattcattttttataaaaccaaATAATGGAACATGACTTCACTCgcttccattccattccattccattccattcctTTCTCTCAATTCAAACTGACCCTAAGACTTTGTTTGGATTGTTGAAATCAGATGGAGTGGAGTGGAAAGGAgttgtatggattccattccatcacttaccaccatattcattcccctccgatttgggcgggATGAACAATTTGTGTTATTCCGTCATAAATTTTACAAATAATAGAATGATATCTTTGTTCTGCTTTGTTCCATCCTGCTCCATCCCACTCCGCTCGATTCTGCTCCGTTCATTTCGTGATATTCAAATATAGTCtaatgtttgcgagtttggagggtaGGTGAGGGGAAGACTTCTGAAaacgaaatttaaaaaaaaaattgacattttttgaaaaaatgattttgtttagaatgataaaagagtcattatcattactaagtttttaattttcaaaatagtataacaacctaaaagatatttagaaaatttatgtaagccctccaaaaccctcattcaatataatttttaagttccccattttatggggtttttggtgttatgaataaaatcaagggttaatagtagtttaccccctgtaatatgagcgtgttccGGTTTACCCtccaccgttgc
Encoded proteins:
- the LOC131657933 gene encoding uncharacterized protein LOC131657933; translation: MVGIDQSENNDFKIDAQGVLRFANRICIPEDTEMKKMILEESHKRKLSIHPRATKMLTKSAHFIPISISFPVPKLKEIYISVIVKLHGVPFCIVSDRDLRFTSDFWKSLQEALGSKMRLSSAYHSLTKAIEVKNLESITEVPSLEGTSNETPEEKWTVVSSNKSDKAKKKILFTPGVDMSVQNVFMPLGIGVVPGEGSSGSLLETRVKKDNASKIRQKFGKDWSYLDNYSHHNNGRIWIIWKNQEVQIKLVCEEEQFIHVEVRGLDGSFQYFATIVYAMNQLNRRKVLWEQIDNLGNAINMPWIVMGDYNNVLSSKDRIGGNPVHISEYCDLDDMMQRQGLYEDPSRGCHYTWSNKHITGTIYSMIDRLIGNVQWFQVFQEAGVEVLHPNIFDHSPVRVKRQTEKVMELSQMEEGSLQQKAKVDWLQLGDGNNSFFHTVVREKNKQNNMVSLTSLTGVELSKKEDIAEEIIGFYKSLVGTAAHTLQGIDLPCLMRGNTLSRKGALSLIQPFSEQEVWDALSGIGNTKAPGMDGFNSFFFKESWQVVKYDVMAAMHEFYQTGRMHKGLNCSLITLIPKTNEAKTIKDWRPVSCCSTFYKILSKVLTRRLSRVIGTVVNENQSAFIPGRIIHDNIMITQELVRGYGRKNISPRCMIQMDIQKAYDTVKWTALQQIMSALGFPYKYVQWIMACVETVSYRFALNGEPSDLLKAKRGVLQSLKDNPGFRFHPKCKKLNIVNVCFADDIILFSKADMNSIRILMDKVKEFSQATGLHMSIPKSKIYFGGVDSSKQG